Proteins co-encoded in one Klebsiella michiganensis genomic window:
- the pdxA gene encoding 4-hydroxythreonine-4-phosphate dehydrogenase (catalyzes oxidation of 4-(phosphohydroxy)-L-threonine into 2-amino-3-oxo-4-(phosphohydroxy)butyric acid which decarboxylates to form 1-amino-3-(phosphohydroxy)propan-2-one (3-amino-2-oxopropyl phosphate)), whose translation MANIFRVTITPGEPAGIGPDLVVALAQRDWPVELVVCASPELLLARASLLGLPLTLQPFEADQPAKPQAAGTLTVLPIELRAPVVPGQLDVRNSAYVVETLARACDGCLSGEFAALITGPVHKGIINDAGIPFIGHTEFFEERSHSEKVVMMLATEELRVALVTTHLPLKAISDAVTPDLLRQIVTILYHDLQTKFGIPQPHVLVCGLNPHAGEGGHMGTEEIDTIIPVLNEMRALGMHLSGPLPADTLFQPKYLDSADAVLAMYHDQGLPVLKYQGFGRAVNITLGLPFIRTSVDHGTALELAGQGKADVGSFITALNLAIKMIVNSQ comes from the coding sequence ATGGCTAACATCTTTCGTGTGACCATCACTCCCGGCGAACCCGCCGGGATTGGTCCCGACCTGGTCGTCGCGTTAGCGCAACGCGACTGGCCCGTTGAACTGGTCGTCTGCGCTTCCCCTGAATTACTACTCGCCAGAGCTTCTCTGCTCGGCCTCCCCCTGACGCTCCAGCCTTTCGAGGCAGATCAACCGGCAAAACCGCAGGCGGCGGGTACGTTGACCGTGCTGCCCATTGAGCTGCGCGCGCCGGTCGTGCCAGGGCAGTTGGATGTGCGTAACAGCGCTTACGTGGTTGAGACGCTCGCCCGTGCCTGTGATGGCTGTCTGAGCGGTGAATTCGCCGCCCTGATTACCGGGCCGGTGCACAAAGGCATTATCAACGATGCCGGTATTCCGTTTATTGGTCATACCGAGTTCTTCGAAGAGCGTTCACACAGCGAAAAAGTGGTGATGATGCTGGCCACGGAAGAGCTCCGCGTTGCGCTTGTCACAACGCATCTGCCGCTGAAAGCAATTTCTGACGCCGTTACGCCGGATTTACTACGCCAGATTGTCACCATCCTGTATCATGACCTGCAAACCAAATTTGGTATCCCGCAGCCGCATGTTCTGGTTTGCGGTCTCAACCCGCACGCCGGGGAAGGTGGCCATATGGGCACCGAAGAGATAGACACTATTATCCCGGTGTTGAATGAGATGCGCGCTTTAGGGATGCACCTTTCTGGCCCATTACCGGCAGATACGCTATTCCAGCCTAAATACCTCGATAGTGCTGACGCCGTACTGGCGATGTATCACGATCAGGGGCTGCCCGTGTTGAAATACCAGGGCTTCGGCCGCGCGGTAAATATCACGTTGGGGTTACCTTTTATCCGTACCTCGGTTGACCACGGCACAGCTCTTGAGCTGGCAGGCCAGGGGAAAGCCGACGTCGGCAGTTTTATTACGGCGCTTAATCTCGCCATTAAAATGATTGTAAATAGTCAATGA
- a CDS encoding peptidylprolyl isomerase (Chaperone involved in the folding of extracytoplasmic proteins, especially OmpA, OmpF and LamB) gives MKNWRTLLLGVALVANTTFAAPQVVDKVAAVVNNGVVLESDVDGLMQSVKMNSRDAGQQLPDDATLRHQIIERLIMDQIILQMGQKMGVKITDDELDQAIANIAKQNNMTMDQMRSRLAYDGVNYNTYRTQIRKEMTISEVRNNEVRRRVSILPQEVDALAQQVGNQNDSSTELNLSHILIALPENPSSAQVDDAEKQARNVVDQARNGADFGKLAISYSADQQALKGGQMGWGRIQELPSIFAQALSTAKKGDIIGPIRSGVGFHILKVNDMRGQNQNISVTEVHARHILLKTSPIMNDTQARQKLEQIAADIKSGKTTFAAAAKSFSDDPGSANQGGDLGWAATDIYDPAFRDALQKLNKGQMSAPVHSSFGWHLIELLDTRKVDRTDAAQKDRAYRMLFNRKFAEEAQTWMQEQRASAYVKIIGSNG, from the coding sequence ATGAAGAACTGGAGAACGCTGCTTCTTGGTGTCGCACTTGTGGCGAACACGACTTTTGCAGCCCCGCAGGTTGTCGACAAAGTAGCTGCCGTAGTCAATAACGGCGTAGTCCTTGAAAGCGATGTTGACGGCTTAATGCAGTCCGTCAAAATGAACTCACGCGACGCGGGGCAACAGCTGCCGGATGACGCGACCCTTCGCCATCAAATCATTGAACGTCTGATCATGGATCAAATCATCCTGCAGATGGGCCAGAAGATGGGCGTGAAGATCACCGACGATGAACTCGATCAGGCTATCGCCAATATCGCAAAACAGAACAACATGACCATGGATCAGATGCGCAGCCGTCTGGCCTATGATGGCGTGAACTACAACACCTACCGCACTCAGATCCGTAAAGAGATGACGATTTCGGAAGTGCGTAACAATGAAGTTCGTCGCCGCGTCTCAATCCTGCCGCAGGAAGTTGATGCCCTGGCGCAGCAGGTCGGTAACCAGAACGACAGCAGTACGGAACTGAACCTGAGCCACATCCTGATTGCGCTGCCAGAAAACCCAAGCTCTGCTCAGGTTGACGATGCAGAAAAACAGGCACGAAACGTTGTCGATCAGGCACGTAACGGGGCGGACTTCGGCAAGCTCGCTATCAGCTATTCTGCCGATCAGCAGGCGCTGAAAGGTGGTCAGATGGGCTGGGGCCGCATTCAGGAACTGCCTTCTATTTTTGCCCAGGCATTGAGCACGGCGAAGAAAGGCGACATTATCGGGCCTATCCGTTCAGGCGTTGGCTTCCATATTCTGAAAGTTAACGACATGCGTGGTCAGAACCAGAATATTTCTGTGACTGAAGTTCACGCCCGCCACATCCTGCTGAAAACGTCGCCTATCATGAACGATACCCAGGCCCGCCAGAAGCTGGAGCAAATTGCCGCAGACATTAAGAGCGGGAAAACCACCTTTGCTGCAGCAGCGAAATCGTTCTCTGACGATCCTGGTTCAGCGAACCAGGGGGGCGATCTTGGCTGGGCGGCAACGGATATTTACGATCCTGCCTTCCGCGACGCACTGCAAAAGCTGAACAAAGGCCAGATGAGCGCCCCGGTGCACTCTTCCTTCGGCTGGCACCTGATCGAACTGCTGGACACCCGCAAAGTCGACAGAACCGATGCGGCACAGAAAGACCGTGCATACCGCATGCTGTTCAACCGCAAGTTCGCCGAAGAAGCGCAAACCTGGATGCAGGAACAGCGCGCCAGCGCTTACGTGAAAATCATAGGCAGCAATGGCTAA
- a CDS encoding LPS biosynthesis protein (is involved in outer membrane permeability), with amino-acid sequence MKKRIPTLLATLIGSALYSQQGMAADLASQCMLGIPSYNRPLVKDDGNSQPVTIQADHAKGDYPDNAVFTGNVDVQQGNSRLQSDEVQLHQKQVDGQPDPVRTVDALGNVHYDDNQIILKGPKAWSNLNTKDTNVWNGDYQMVGRQGRGTADLMKQRGDNRYTILENGTFTSCLPGSNTWSVVGSEVIQDRQEEVAEIWNARFKLGPVPVFYSPYLQLPIGDKRRSGFLIPSAKYSTNNGIEFALPYYWNIAPNFDATITPHYIDKRGGIQWQNEFRYLTQAGSGLMEFDYLPSDDEYKNEAGVSPGEKDRRWLFYWNHSGVMDQVWRFNVDYTKVSDSRYFNDFSSQYGSSTDGYATQKFSVGYAVENFDATLSTKQFQVFANQLNSGTSSYRAEPQLDLNFYQNDVGPFDTRVYAQAVKFTNVNSNYPDATRLHLEPIISLPLSNGWASLNTEAKLMMTHYQQDNLDKYKQNINSASTLESTVNRTLPQFKMDGKLIFDRDMDSVAGWTQTLEPRAQYLYVPYRNQSAINNYDSSLLQSDYSGLFRDRTYGGLDRIASANQMTTGVTSRVYDDASVERFNVSAGQIYYFTQSRTGDGNINWEKDKKTGSMLWAGDTYWRMTDRWGLRGGVQYDARLGSVANGSGAIEYRRDADRMAQLTYRYASPEYIQATLPAYSTADQYKEGISQVGMAASWPIVDRWSVVGAYYYDTNARQSADSMFAVQYSSCCYAIRVGVERKINGWENNQSKYDNVIGFNIELRGLSSNYGLGIPQMLRSNILPYQSSM; translated from the coding sequence ATGAAAAAACGTATTCCCACCTTGCTGGCCACCCTGATTGGTTCAGCCCTTTATAGCCAACAAGGTATGGCTGCTGACCTTGCCTCGCAGTGTATGCTGGGTATCCCAAGCTACAATCGTCCATTAGTTAAGGACGACGGTAATAGCCAGCCGGTGACCATTCAGGCCGATCACGCCAAAGGTGATTACCCGGACAATGCCGTTTTTACCGGGAATGTTGACGTTCAGCAGGGTAACAGCCGCCTGCAGTCTGACGAAGTTCAGCTTCACCAGAAGCAGGTCGACGGTCAGCCCGACCCTGTCCGCACCGTGGATGCCTTAGGTAATGTGCATTACGACGACAATCAGATCATCCTGAAAGGTCCGAAAGCATGGTCAAATTTAAACACTAAAGATACTAACGTCTGGAACGGTGATTACCAGATGGTTGGCCGTCAGGGTCGCGGTACCGCAGACCTTATGAAACAGCGCGGCGACAACCGCTACACGATTCTCGAAAACGGGACTTTCACCTCATGCCTGCCCGGCTCCAACACCTGGAGCGTGGTCGGGAGTGAAGTGATTCAGGACCGGCAGGAAGAAGTGGCGGAGATTTGGAATGCCCGCTTTAAGCTGGGCCCGGTACCGGTCTTCTACAGCCCTTATCTGCAGCTTCCTATTGGCGACAAACGCCGTTCGGGCTTCCTGATCCCCAGCGCTAAATACAGCACCAACAACGGCATTGAGTTCGCACTGCCGTATTACTGGAACATTGCGCCGAACTTCGATGCCACAATCACGCCTCACTACATTGATAAGCGGGGTGGTATTCAGTGGCAGAACGAATTCCGTTACCTGACTCAGGCAGGCTCAGGTCTGATGGAGTTTGACTATCTGCCGTCGGATGACGAGTACAAAAACGAGGCGGGCGTTTCGCCGGGTGAAAAAGATCGCCGCTGGTTGTTCTACTGGAACCATAGCGGGGTCATGGACCAGGTATGGCGCTTCAACGTCGACTACACCAAGGTTAGTGACTCACGCTACTTCAACGACTTTAGCTCGCAGTACGGTAGCAGTACCGACGGCTACGCCACGCAAAAATTCAGCGTCGGCTATGCGGTTGAAAACTTCGATGCCACCCTGTCGACTAAACAGTTCCAGGTCTTTGCTAACCAGCTTAACAGCGGGACCAGCTCTTACCGCGCAGAACCTCAGTTGGACCTCAACTTCTATCAGAACGACGTCGGCCCGTTCGATACCCGAGTCTATGCTCAGGCGGTTAAGTTCACTAACGTGAACTCCAATTATCCAGACGCTACGCGTTTGCATTTGGAACCGATCATCAGCCTGCCGCTGTCCAACGGCTGGGCAAGCCTGAATACCGAAGCCAAGCTGATGATGACCCATTATCAGCAGGACAATCTTGATAAATACAAACAGAATATCAATAGTGCCAGCACCTTAGAAAGCACGGTCAACCGTACGCTGCCGCAGTTTAAAATGGACGGCAAGCTGATTTTCGATCGCGATATGGACTCCGTTGCTGGCTGGACTCAGACCCTTGAGCCACGCGCTCAGTACCTGTACGTGCCGTATCGCAACCAAAGTGCCATCAACAACTACGACTCATCGCTGCTGCAGTCTGACTACAGCGGGTTGTTCCGCGACCGTACTTACGGTGGTCTGGACCGTATTGCCTCCGCCAATCAGATGACGACCGGCGTAACATCTCGCGTTTATGATGATGCTTCCGTTGAACGTTTTAACGTGTCCGCTGGTCAAATCTACTATTTCACCCAGTCCCGTACCGGGGATGGCAACATCAACTGGGAGAAAGATAAGAAAACGGGCTCTATGCTTTGGGCCGGTGATACTTACTGGCGTATGACCGATCGTTGGGGTCTGCGTGGCGGCGTTCAGTATGATGCTCGTCTGGGCAGCGTGGCTAACGGCAGCGGTGCCATCGAGTATCGCCGCGATGCCGATCGTATGGCACAGTTGACCTATCGTTATGCCAGCCCGGAGTATATTCAGGCAACGCTGCCAGCATATTCAACCGCAGATCAGTATAAAGAAGGGATCTCGCAGGTTGGTATGGCCGCCAGCTGGCCAATCGTGGATCGCTGGTCAGTTGTAGGGGCCTACTACTACGATACCAATGCCCGACAATCCGCTGACTCTATGTTCGCCGTGCAGTACAGCTCTTGCTGTTATGCCATTCGCGTTGGCGTCGAACGTAAAATCAACGGTTGGGAAAATAACCAAAGCAAATACGATAACGTAATCGGCTTTAACATCGAGTTACGCGGCCTGAGTTCAAACTATGGTCTGGGTATCCCGCAGATGTTGCGTTCAAACATTCTGCCGTACCAAAGCTCGATGTAA
- the djlA gene encoding Dna-J like membrane chaperone protein (functions as a co-chaperone with DnaK; involved in regulation of colanic acid capsule; inner membrane protein; dimerized via transmembrane domain; J-like domain is cytoplasmic and can functionally substitute for DnaJ; stimulates synthesis of colanic acid mucoid capsule through the RcsB/C signal transduction system): MQYWGKVLGVALGLISGGGFWGVVIGFLIGHMFDKARSRRGAWFANQQQRQAIFFSTTFEVMGHLTKSKGRVTEADIQIASLLMDRMQLHGEGRAAAQRAFRVGKENNYPLREKMGQMRSVCFGRSDLIRMFLEIQIQAAFADGSLHPNERQVLYVIAEELGISRAQFDQFLRMMEGGQQFGGGQYQYQQSQGGFAQQQRGPTLEDACKVLGVKSSDEPTVIKRAYRKLMSEHHPDKLVAKGLPPEMMQMAKQKAQEIQGAYDLIKTAKGFK, translated from the coding sequence ATGCAGTATTGGGGAAAAGTACTCGGTGTTGCCTTAGGTTTAATTTCGGGCGGCGGCTTTTGGGGCGTGGTGATAGGTTTTCTTATCGGCCATATGTTTGATAAGGCTCGCAGCCGTCGTGGGGCCTGGTTTGCTAACCAACAGCAGCGTCAGGCGATCTTTTTTTCTACCACTTTTGAAGTGATGGGGCATCTCACCAAATCAAAAGGCCGGGTAACAGAAGCTGATATTCAAATAGCTTCTTTGCTGATGGACCGAATGCAGCTTCATGGTGAAGGCCGCGCCGCAGCCCAGCGAGCATTTCGCGTGGGTAAAGAAAATAACTATCCGCTCAGAGAGAAGATGGGGCAGATGCGAAGCGTCTGCTTTGGCCGCTCTGACTTAATTCGGATGTTTCTGGAAATACAGATTCAGGCTGCGTTTGCGGATGGCTCGCTGCATCCTAACGAGCGGCAGGTGCTGTATGTGATTGCTGAAGAACTGGGGATCTCGCGTGCCCAGTTCGACCAGTTCCTGCGCATGATGGAGGGCGGCCAGCAGTTTGGTGGTGGCCAGTACCAATATCAGCAATCGCAGGGAGGCTTCGCACAGCAGCAAAGGGGCCCGACGCTGGAGGACGCCTGTAAGGTGCTTGGGGTAAAAAGCAGCGATGAGCCGACGGTTATCAAGCGCGCGTACCGTAAGTTAATGAGCGAGCACCACCCGGACAAGCTGGTGGCAAAGGGGCTACCGCCGGAAATGATGCAGATGGCGAAGCAAAAGGCCCAGGAGATTCAGGGCGCTTATGACCTGATTAAAACGGCAAAAGGGTTTAAATAG
- a CDS encoding 23S rRNA pseudouridylate synthase (catalyzes the synthesis of pseudouridine from uracil-746 in 23S ribosomal RNA and from uracil-32 in the anticodon stem and loop of transfer RNAs), whose translation MLMEPYNPPLDPWLVILYQDEHIMVVNKPSGLLSVPGRLDEHKDSVMTRIQRDFPLAESVHRLDMATSGVIVVALTKAAERELKRQFREREPKKQYVARVWGHPQPDEGLVDLPLICDWPNRPKQKVCYETGKSAQTEYQVLEYAADNTARVQLRPITGRSHQLRVHMQALGHPILGDRFYATPEALAMAQRLQLHAEMLTITHPSYGTPMTFKAPADF comes from the coding sequence ATGCTGATGGAACCTTACAATCCGCCTCTTGATCCCTGGCTGGTTATTCTTTACCAGGATGAGCACATCATGGTGGTTAACAAGCCAAGCGGCCTGTTGTCCGTCCCGGGCCGTCTTGACGAGCATAAAGACAGCGTGATGACGCGTATTCAGCGCGACTTCCCGCTGGCGGAATCGGTCCATCGGCTTGATATGGCGACCAGCGGTGTGATCGTGGTTGCACTGACCAAAGCGGCAGAGCGTGAACTGAAGCGCCAGTTTCGTGAACGCGAGCCGAAAAAGCAGTATGTGGCTCGCGTTTGGGGCCACCCGCAGCCGGATGAGGGTTTGGTCGATCTGCCGCTGATTTGCGACTGGCCTAATAGGCCAAAGCAGAAGGTCTGCTATGAGACCGGGAAATCCGCGCAGACCGAGTATCAGGTGCTGGAATACGCGGCGGATAACACCGCTCGTGTGCAGCTCAGACCGATTACCGGGCGTTCACACCAGCTTCGCGTGCACATGCAGGCGCTTGGGCATCCCATTCTCGGCGACCGCTTCTACGCGACGCCAGAAGCACTTGCCATGGCGCAGCGTCTTCAGCTTCATGCCGAGATGCTCACCATAACGCACCCGAGTTACGGCACGCCAATGACGTTCAAGGCTCCGGCCGACTTCTAA
- a CDS encoding ATP-dependent helicase (transcription regulator that activates transcription by stimulating RNA polymerase (RNAP) recycling in case of stress conditions such as supercoiled DNA or high salt concentrations. Probably acts by releasing the RNAP, when it is trapped or immobilized on tightly supercoiled DNA), translating to MPFTLGQRWISDTESELGLGTVVALDARMVTLLFPATGENRLYARNDSPITRVMFNPGDVITSHEGWQLKVDEVKEEKGLLAYFGTRLDTEEQEVLLREVFLDSKLVFSKPQDRLFAGQIDRMDRFALRFRARKYQSEQSRQIWSGLRGMRTSLIPHQLNIAHDVGRRHAPRVLLADEVGLGKTIEAGMIIHQQLLAGSAERVLIVVPETLQHQWLVEMLRRFNLRFALFDDERYAEAQHDSSNPFDTEQLVICSLDFVRRNKQRLENLCEAEWDLLVVDEAHHLVWSEDAPSREYQAIEQLAEHVPGVLLLTATPEQLGMESHFARLRLLDPNRFHDFAMFVEEQQHYRPVADAVALLLAGDRLTDKQLNTMGELIGEQDIEPLLQTANSDREGSETARQELIAMLMDRHGTSRVLFRNTRNGVKGFPKRELHTIRLPLPTQYQTAIKVSGIMAARKSVEDRARDMLYPEQIYQEFEGDTGTWWNFDPRVEWLMGYLTSHRSQKVLVICAKAATALQLEQVLREREGIRAAVFHEGMSIIERDRAAAWFAEEDTGAQVLLCSEIGSEGRNFQFASQLVMFDLPFNPDLLEQRIGRLDRIGQAHDIQIHVPYLEKTAQSVLVDWYHAGLDAFEHTCPTGRTIYDSVYPQLIEYLAAPENTEGFDALIKQCRSQHDALKQQLEQGRDRLLEIHSNGGEKAQALAEAISEQDNDTNLVSFAMNLFDIVGINQDDRGDNMVVLTPSDHMLVPDFPGLPEDGCTITFERDVALSREDAQFVTWEHPIIRNGLDLILSGDTGSCALSLLKNKALPVGTLLLELVYVVEAKAPKQLQLNRFLPPTPVRMLVDKNGTNLAAQVEFESFNRQLSAVNRHTGSKLVNAVQSDVHAILQLAEEKVADAAQALIDAARNEADEKLSAELSRLEALKAVNPNIRDDELSAIETNRQQVMEALSQANWRLDALRLIVVTHQ from the coding sequence ATGCCTTTTACACTTGGTCAACGTTGGATCAGCGATACTGAAAGCGAACTGGGACTGGGAACTGTTGTAGCGCTGGATGCGCGTATGGTCACCCTGCTCTTCCCGGCAACGGGTGAAAATCGTCTGTACGCCAGAAATGACTCCCCGATCACCCGCGTGATGTTTAACCCAGGCGATGTGATTACCAGCCATGAAGGCTGGCAGCTGAAAGTTGATGAAGTTAAGGAAGAAAAGGGTTTACTCGCCTACTTCGGTACTCGTCTCGATACCGAAGAACAAGAGGTTCTGCTGCGCGAAGTGTTCCTTGACAGCAAGCTGGTCTTCAGCAAGCCACAGGATCGTCTGTTTGCCGGACAAATCGACCGTATGGATCGCTTTGCCCTGCGTTTCCGCGCACGTAAATATCAGAGCGAACAATCTCGCCAGATCTGGAGCGGCCTGCGCGGGATGCGCACCAGCCTGATCCCTCACCAGCTAAACATCGCTCATGATGTCGGCCGCCGCCATGCGCCCCGCGTATTGCTCGCGGATGAAGTGGGCCTGGGTAAAACCATTGAAGCCGGGATGATTATCCATCAGCAACTGCTGGCCGGCAGCGCCGAGCGCGTACTGATTGTGGTGCCAGAAACTCTGCAGCATCAGTGGCTGGTAGAAATGCTGCGCCGCTTTAACCTGCGCTTCGCGCTGTTTGATGACGAACGTTACGCGGAAGCCCAGCATGACAGCAGCAACCCGTTTGATACCGAACAGCTGGTGATTTGCTCCCTGGACTTCGTGCGCCGCAATAAACAACGCCTGGAAAACCTCTGCGAAGCGGAATGGGATCTGCTGGTTGTCGATGAAGCTCACCATCTGGTGTGGAGCGAAGACGCCCCAAGCCGTGAATATCAGGCAATTGAACAGCTGGCCGAGCATGTTCCTGGCGTTCTGTTGCTGACCGCCACGCCTGAGCAGTTGGGTATGGAAAGCCACTTTGCCCGTTTACGTCTGCTGGACCCAAACCGCTTCCATGATTTCGCCATGTTTGTGGAAGAACAGCAGCATTATCGCCCGGTTGCGGATGCCGTTGCTTTGCTGCTGGCGGGTGACCGTCTGACCGATAAGCAACTCAATACCATGGGTGAACTGATTGGCGAGCAGGATATCGAGCCGCTGCTGCAAACCGCTAACAGCGACCGCGAAGGCAGCGAAACTGCACGCCAGGAGCTGATCGCCATGCTGATGGACAGGCACGGCACCAGCCGCGTGCTGTTCCGTAACACCCGTAACGGCGTGAAGGGTTTCCCGAAACGCGAACTGCACACCATTCGCCTGCCGCTGCCAACCCAGTATCAGACAGCGATCAAAGTCTCCGGTATTATGGCCGCGCGTAAGTCCGTGGAAGATCGCGCCCGCGATATGCTGTATCCGGAGCAGATTTATCAGGAGTTCGAAGGCGACACCGGCACCTGGTGGAACTTCGACCCACGCGTTGAATGGCTGATGGGCTACCTGACCAGCCATCGCTCGCAGAAAGTGCTGGTGATCTGCGCCAAAGCGGCGACGGCGCTTCAGCTTGAGCAGGTTCTGCGTGAGCGCGAAGGCATTCGTGCAGCCGTCTTCCACGAAGGTATGTCGATCATTGAACGCGACCGTGCCGCGGCCTGGTTTGCTGAAGAAGATACCGGTGCTCAGGTCTTGCTGTGTTCTGAAATTGGCTCAGAAGGCCGTAACTTCCAGTTCGCCAGCCAGCTGGTAATGTTTGACCTGCCGTTTAACCCCGACCTGCTGGAACAGCGTATCGGCCGTCTCGACCGTATTGGCCAGGCGCACGATATTCAGATCCATGTTCCGTATCTGGAAAAAACCGCGCAGTCGGTCCTGGTGGACTGGTACCATGCTGGGCTGGATGCCTTCGAACACACCTGCCCGACCGGTCGCACCATTTATGACAGCGTCTATCCGCAACTGATTGAGTATCTCGCCGCCCCGGAAAATACCGAAGGCTTCGATGCGCTAATCAAACAATGCCGCTCACAGCACGATGCCCTCAAGCAGCAGCTTGAGCAGGGCCGTGACCGTCTGTTGGAGATTCACTCCAACGGCGGTGAAAAAGCGCAGGCGCTGGCAGAAGCCATTTCAGAGCAAGATAACGACACCAACCTCGTTAGCTTTGCCATGAACCTGTTTGATATCGTCGGCATTAACCAGGACGATCGCGGCGACAACATGGTCGTTCTGACTCCGTCAGATCATATGCTGGTCCCTGACTTCCCGGGCCTGCCGGAAGACGGCTGTACGATCACCTTCGAACGCGACGTAGCCTTGTCCCGCGAAGATGCGCAGTTTGTTACCTGGGAACACCCCATCATCCGCAACGGCCTGGATTTGATCCTGTCGGGTGACACCGGTAGCTGTGCCCTGTCGTTGCTGAAAAACAAAGCGCTGCCTGTAGGTACCCTGCTGCTTGAGCTGGTGTACGTTGTCGAAGCCAAAGCGCCTAAGCAACTGCAGCTCAACCGCTTCCTGCCGCCTACGCCGGTGCGTATGCTGGTGGATAAAAACGGCACCAACCTCGCGGCTCAGGTGGAGTTTGAAAGTTTCAATCGCCAGCTCAGCGCGGTTAACCGCCATACCGGTAGCAAACTGGTGAATGCGGTGCAATCCGACGTGCACGCTATTCTGCAACTGGCGGAAGAGAAGGTTGCCGATGCGGCACAGGCGCTGATCGACGCGGCCCGTAATGAAGCCGACGAGAAGCTAAGCGCTGAGTTGTCCCGTCTGGAAGCATTGAAGGCCGTGAATCCTAACATTCGTGATGACGAGCTGTCGGCTATCGAAACCAATCGCCAGCAGGTGATGGAAGCGCTGAGCCAGGCTAACTGGCGTCTTGATGCCCTGCGCCTGATTGTCGTCACGCACCAGTAA